One Pseudobutyrivibrio xylanivorans genomic window, TACAGATGCTGTCGCTGAGGCTTCACTGGTTCCAGGAGATCACGGAACAACATACGGCGGAAATCCACTTTGCACCGCAGCAGTTTCTCAGGTGTTTGATATGTTTGAGGACTACAAAATCATTGATCATGTAAATGATATCTCAAAATATTTTGAGCAGGTGCTTGATGTTCTTGTTAATAAATATGATTTTATCACGGAAAGACGTGGTCTTGGATTAATGCAGGGGCTTGTGCTTACAGTTCCTGTGAAGGAGGTTGTTAACAGGGCACTTTTAGAAGAGCATCTTGTGGTTTTATCAGCTGGCGCTGATGTGCTTAGACTACTTCCACCCCTTGTTATTACAGAGCAGGATATTGATGAATTTAAAAAGAAAATTGAAAAAATCTTCGATTCGTATTTGAAATAATACTGTAAAACTATTGTAATATTTTTCTTTTTTGGCTACAATATACGAGATGATACTCACATCTTCTAGGCTAAACTTTTTGTTTAGATAGGAGATTACATGAAAAAATTTTTAGTTCTCGTATTTTGTAGCCTGTTTTTATTTTCAGGCTGTGGAAATACATCATATTTTCAATCCACAGAGCTGGTTGATGAAACAAATAAATCCGAGGAATCTGCTGAATCTACTGATATTTCAGAGGTTATTAATCCTGTAATTTTCGTGCAGGTGGCGGGGGCAGTTGTGAAGCCAGGTGTATACGAATTACCTAATGGTTCCAGAGTATTTGCTGCTATTGATGCGGCAGGTGGGCTTTTGGATACTGCAGATGATTCTGATGTTAATCAGGCAAGTGTCCTAGAGGATGGCCAAAAGGTATATGTCTATACCTACTCAGAGCGTGAAGCTATCGAAAGTGCCGAAGCTGAAAAGGATGCAAGCGATGGTCTTGTCAGCATTAACAGGGCATCAGCATCAGAACTTACCAATCTTCCTGGTATCGGTCAGGCGAAGGCCGATCAGATAGTTGCTTATCGTGAAGCAAATGGAGATTTCACATCCATAGAGGATATAAAAAAAGTTTCAGGAATCGGCGATGGAATTTACAATCAAATTAATTCACTTATAAAACTATAAAACAACTTTAGAGGATGATTATGGCAAAAAAAGTACTAGTTGTTGATGATGAAAAATTAATCGTCAAAGGAATCAGATTTTCACTTGAGCAGGATGGCATGGAAGTTGACTGTGCTTACGATGGACAGGAGGCTTTGGATCTTGCTACTGCGAACAATTACGATATGATTCTTTTGGATGTTATGCTTCCAAAGCTTGATGGATTTGAGGTCTGTCAAAACATCAGGGAGTTTTCTACTGTGCCAATCGTTATGCTTACTGCTAAGGGCGATGACATGGACAAGATTCTCGGTTTGGAGTATGGCGCCGACGACTATATAACGAAGCCATTTAATATTCTTGAGGTAAAGGCTCGTATCAAGGCCATTATGCGTAGAGCAGCACTTGGTCAGTCAGTTGCTTCAGATCATTCGGCTGAGGAAAATGTTGTTGAAAATGGCGATTTAGTTCTGGATAAGAGCAATCGACGTCTTACAATTCTTGGCACAGAATACAATCTTACATCCAAGGAATTTGATATGCTTCTTCTTTTGGTTACTAATCCAAGAAAAGTATTTTCCCGTGAGGATTTGCTCCATACAATTTGGGGCTCTGATTATCCAGGTGACGAGCGCACAGTTGATGTTCATGTTCGCCGTCTTCGCGAGAAGATTGAACCAAATCCAAAGGAGCCTAAATACGTTCGCACAAAATGGGGTGTTGGTTACTATTATCAGTAGGCCTTGTTTTGTGGGAGTATCTTGCTTAAAGAGAGTTTTTAATGGAAAATAAAGTTAGCTTTTCAGTTATACATGGCTTAAGATTTAAAACTGCATTACTTCTTTTATTAATAGGTATCCTGCCATTTATGGTATGTGTACCTATTTCTTTGAGAGCATACAAATCTGTTTCAATTCACACAGATGCATCCAATCTCATGGCTCAGGCTGCCCAGTATAATACTCAGATTGTTACTACTGGATACATCCTGGGCGAAAAGAATTCCCTTTTAGATACTGAATTAAAAGCAATCGCGGCCAGCTATAATGGTCGAATTCTATTGGTGAATTCTGCGCTGAAAATCGTAAAGGATTCCTATTCCGTAGATATTGGAAAGACAATAATTTGGGATAATATCATTCATTCTATGCAGGGAGATTCCCTCTATTATTTTGATGAAGATACTAATTACCTTATTGTGACCGTTCCACTTAGTAATTCTGATGGGGATATTGTTGGCACACTTGTCATTAATAAATCCATGGAATATATCAATCAGAATGTGGATATTTTTGTTTCCTATATTTTGATTGGTTCTGTTGTGGTATGCACCCTGGCGGTTGTTATCGCTCTATTTTTCTCTATTCGTTACTCCAGACCTATCAGAAAAATGTCTGATTCATTAGATGCAATCATTAGAGAATATTCAAATGAGCTGCCAGAGGTTCGTTCCTATACTGAGCTTGAGGAGGTTTCTGGTAAGTTTAACGAGGTCATTAAGAAGCTTCAGGCCATCGATGAATCTCGTCAGGAGTTCGTTTCAAATGTGTCTCATGAGCTGAAGACACCACTTACCTCCATGAAGGTTTTGGCAGATTCTCTTAACGGCTCAGAGGATGTTCCTATCGAAATGTACAGGGAATTCATGCTGGATATAGGTGAGGAAATTGACCGTGAGACCAAGATTATCAATGATCTTCTCAGCCTTGTTCGTATGGACAAGAGTGGTGCACAGCTGAATGTTTCTGCGGTAAACATCAATGAACTTATTGAGCATATTTTGAAGCGTCTTAAGCCAATTGCTGAAAAGGCTGATGTTGAGGTTGTGTTCGAATCCTTCAGACCTGTTGTTGCTGAGGTTGATGAGGTTAAGTTCACTCTTGTTGTAACAAATCTGGTGGAGAATGCAATCAAATACAACGAGGAAGGCGGTTGGGTTCATATTTCTCTGAACTCAGATCACCAATTCTTCTTTATCAAGGTTGAGGACAATGGTCTTGGAATCCCAGAGGATTCTGTTGATCATATCTTTGACAGATTTTATCGTGCAGACAAATCTCATTCACGTGAGATTGGTGGAACAGGTCTTGGTCTTGCTATCACCAAGAGCGCTATTGCCATGCATAATGGCGAGGTTAAAGTGCGCTCAAAGCTCGGCGAGGGTTCAACCTTTGATGTTCGAATTCCACTGAACTATATTGATAAGGAGGTGCATTAATGAAACGCTTGATTAGTGTGCTCTTAATATTTGCATTAATGTTTTCCTTTGCAGGTTGTGGAAATACATCTGATAGCAGTGGCACCAAAGTCTACTATGTAAATACGGATAAGACAGGGATTACTCCTGTGGATTATGAGCTGAAGGGTTCAAATTCAGAGAAGCAGATTGATGAACTGCTTGCTATGCTCGGTAATGATACGGATAATATCGATTATATTACAACCATTCCACGTGGAGTGGAGCTAAGCCGTTGGGATTTGATTGATGGTTCGCTTACCTTGTATTTTGTTGGTGATTACGATTCTCTTGATACTTTTACGGAGATTTTGGTTAGAGCAGCAATAGTAAAAACTATGGCTCAGGTTGAGGATGTTAAGACAGTCACATTTTACATTAACAATGCGCCGCTTTTGGATTCTAATGGGGATGCTGTTGGTGTAATGTCAGCTGATGCTTTCATCGAGGATTTTGGACAGGAAACAGATTCACTTCTTTCTACAGATTTGATACTTTATTTTGCCAGTGCCGATGGTATGTCTGTTGTTGGAGAGCCAAGGCATGTATACTACAGCCGTAATGTTTCCATCGAAAAGGTTGTTATGGAGCAGCTTCTAAAGGGCCCGGAGGATGAGAGACTTTTATCATCTATTCCAAATGGTACCAAGCTCAACTCTGTATCGATTTCTGAAAGTGGAGTTTGTATAGTAAACTTGGATGCAGCCTTTGAAACGGCAGTTACAGGAGTAACCGAGCAGGTTACAATTTATTCAATTGTAAATACTTTGACCGAGCTTGATTCTATCAAGCAGGTTCAGATTTTGGTTAATGGTGCAACACCACATATTTCAAACGTGGATGCAGATTTAGCATCTGCAATCTCACGAAACGAAGCTATTATTAGTGACTTCCCAGTTGAGGATGAAGATTCCTATATTGAGGAAGAGGATTATTTAGATATTGATGAGACTTCTGATAGTGAAGCAGGCAATGCAGACTCAACAGAGAGTGAGGAGGTCTCTCAAGATTAACAGGAGGTTCTATGTTACAAGGGCGTAGGCTTTGTAGGATTTCCTTGTTGATGATTTTGATTATTACTTTCAGTGTATTTGGCCCCTGGGATTTCCTTGGGGTCTATAATAAGGCTGATTCAGCGATTACGTTTCTTTCTGATGGAGACGTCGTAAGTGCTGAGGGCTATGTTTATCACAAGGAAATAAAAAATGACAATCTTTTATATTATGTCAAAGATGCTTCTGTAACCACCGGAAGCGGAACACTTTCTAAAACTTCTTTTATTATCAAACTTGAATCGGACGAAATTCCCAATTATTGCAAATTAAATATTCGAAAAGGAATCGTAAAACATTTTTCTCATGCCAGAAATGAGGGCGGTTTTGACATGGGGGATTATTATAATTCTTTAGGCTTGTGCTTTGAACTGGAGGATGTATCAATAGCGGGTTTTGAAACCAGTGCTTTGGGGCAATATGATTTTTGCTTTAAACTAAGAAATGCTATTAGTCATATATATGAAACTTATCTTCCAGGTGAAGAAGCGGACTTTCTTTCAAGCGTCGCCTTGGGTGCGAAAGGTGGACTTGATGAGGAACTGAAAACTCTCTTTCAGGAGGTTGGAATAGCTCATATATTAGCAGTTTCGGGACTTCATGTATCTGTGGTATGTATGGCACTTTATTCCCTCTTGAGAAGACGCGGATTAAGCTTTGTCTGTAGTGGGGCTCTGGCTGGGAATGTAGCTGTTTTTTATGGATTTCTCACAGGAGGAAGTGTTTCTTCAGTGAGGGCAATAGGAATGTTCCTGATTTATTTAGGTGCTCAAGTTGCTGGTGAGAGCTATGATATGCTTACAGCGTTGGCGGTGATGGCTGATTTTTTGCTTATAGATAACTTTTTGATAATAAAGAATGCAAGCTTCATTTTTTCCTTTGGGGCGGTGCTTGGTATTATTTATGTGGCTATGCCATTTTCTAACGTCTATGTCAATTATAGTAGGTTGCGAAGGAGAAGTATTAAATCTGATGAGGGATTTGTCAGTGGGCCTGTGCCACTAACCATGAGATTGGTTGAATATATTGTAAGTAGCCTGGTGTTTTCTTTCGGTATGAATGTGGCGATGCTTCCAATTGTTACCCAGTTGTTTTATCAGACACCGATTTATTCAGTACTCCTTAATTTGGTTGTTCTTCCGATGATGCCTGCACTACTTTTGGTTGGACTTATAGCAGGTATTATTGGGCTGTTCATTTCAGGTTTGGCTGGAATTTTGTTTATGCCATGTCACTTTATAATCTATTTTTATGAGCTTATATCCTACAGCTTTTCAAAACTTCCTATGGCCACAATTATCGTTGGAAAGAAAAGTCTCATTGCTGTGATTATTTATTATGTGGTCTTAGTAGCTATAATTCGTATATACGAAGTGACTTCGGAATATTTGCTCGGGAAGAAATCTATTGTAGATAATACGTCAATATTATTAAGCTATAAGAAAAAGCTTTGGATTCTTTCTATTTCTTTTGTACTGATATCTTTGATTTGGTTTATTCCGTCCAAGTCAGGCTTTGAAATGGATTTTATTGATGTTGGACAGGGTGATGGAATTTTTATTAATTCAGGGGATGATACCACATTTTTTATCGATGGTGGTAGCACAAATCAGGATACGGTAGGAAAGTATACGATGCTGCCTTTTTTGAAAAGTAAAGGCGTTCGAAAAATTGATTATTGGTTTCTTTCTCATACAGACGAAGACCATGTATCAGGATTTATTGAGCTTTTAGAGTCAGGCTACAAAGTGGAGAAACTGGTTTTATCTGAAGTTATACCTAAAGATGAAATGTTTAATCAGATTGAGGCATTGGCTAAGGCTAATGGTACTGAAATACTATATATGAGACAGGGGGATATTGTTGCAACTAAGCATGTAATATTCAGATGTGTTTATCCATTTGATGATGTGGCAACTCTTTATGCCGATGATGTCAATGCATTATCTTTGTCACTGGTAATGAGTTACGATTCTAATTCTGATTGTACTCCTGAGTATACCGCATTCTTTGGTGGAGACATAGCAGCAGAGCAGGAGCAGCTTATAGCAAAAAGCGGTCTGGTGGGACATGTGAATCTTCTTAAAGTCAGCCATCATGGTAGTCGCTTTAGCTCTGATTCTATTTTCCTAAATACTTTGTCACCAGACACGGCCATCATCAGTTGCTCCAAGAAAAATCGCTATGGCCACCCTGCAGACGAAGCAATTTCTCGCTTGGAGGAAGCAGGCTGCAAAATCTATTAC contains:
- a CDS encoding helix-hairpin-helix domain-containing protein translates to MKKFLVLVFCSLFLFSGCGNTSYFQSTELVDETNKSEESAESTDISEVINPVIFVQVAGAVVKPGVYELPNGSRVFAAIDAAGGLLDTADDSDVNQASVLEDGQKVYVYTYSEREAIESAEAEKDASDGLVSINRASASELTNLPGIGQAKADQIVAYREANGDFTSIEDIKKVSGIGDGIYNQINSLIKL
- a CDS encoding response regulator transcription factor, which gives rise to MAKKVLVVDDEKLIVKGIRFSLEQDGMEVDCAYDGQEALDLATANNYDMILLDVMLPKLDGFEVCQNIREFSTVPIVMLTAKGDDMDKILGLEYGADDYITKPFNILEVKARIKAIMRRAALGQSVASDHSAEENVVENGDLVLDKSNRRLTILGTEYNLTSKEFDMLLLLVTNPRKVFSREDLLHTIWGSDYPGDERTVDVHVRRLREKIEPNPKEPKYVRTKWGVGYYYQ
- a CDS encoding GerMN domain-containing protein, which encodes MKRLISVLLIFALMFSFAGCGNTSDSSGTKVYYVNTDKTGITPVDYELKGSNSEKQIDELLAMLGNDTDNIDYITTIPRGVELSRWDLIDGSLTLYFVGDYDSLDTFTEILVRAAIVKTMAQVEDVKTVTFYINNAPLLDSNGDAVGVMSADAFIEDFGQETDSLLSTDLILYFASADGMSVVGEPRHVYYSRNVSIEKVVMEQLLKGPEDERLLSSIPNGTKLNSVSISESGVCIVNLDAAFETAVTGVTEQVTIYSIVNTLTELDSIKQVQILVNGATPHISNVDADLASAISRNEAIISDFPVEDEDSYIEEEDYLDIDETSDSEAGNADSTESEEVSQD
- a CDS encoding sensor histidine kinase, with protein sequence MENKVSFSVIHGLRFKTALLLLLIGILPFMVCVPISLRAYKSVSIHTDASNLMAQAAQYNTQIVTTGYILGEKNSLLDTELKAIAASYNGRILLVNSALKIVKDSYSVDIGKTIIWDNIIHSMQGDSLYYFDEDTNYLIVTVPLSNSDGDIVGTLVINKSMEYINQNVDIFVSYILIGSVVVCTLAVVIALFFSIRYSRPIRKMSDSLDAIIREYSNELPEVRSYTELEEVSGKFNEVIKKLQAIDESRQEFVSNVSHELKTPLTSMKVLADSLNGSEDVPIEMYREFMLDIGEEIDRETKIINDLLSLVRMDKSGAQLNVSAVNINELIEHILKRLKPIAEKADVEVVFESFRPVVAEVDEVKFTLVVTNLVENAIKYNEEGGWVHISLNSDHQFFFIKVEDNGLGIPEDSVDHIFDRFYRADKSHSREIGGTGLGLAITKSAIAMHNGEVKVRSKLGEGSTFDVRIPLNYIDKEVH
- a CDS encoding DNA internalization-related competence protein ComEC/Rec2; this translates as MILIITFSVFGPWDFLGVYNKADSAITFLSDGDVVSAEGYVYHKEIKNDNLLYYVKDASVTTGSGTLSKTSFIIKLESDEIPNYCKLNIRKGIVKHFSHARNEGGFDMGDYYNSLGLCFELEDVSIAGFETSALGQYDFCFKLRNAISHIYETYLPGEEADFLSSVALGAKGGLDEELKTLFQEVGIAHILAVSGLHVSVVCMALYSLLRRRGLSFVCSGALAGNVAVFYGFLTGGSVSSVRAIGMFLIYLGAQVAGESYDMLTALAVMADFLLIDNFLIIKNASFIFSFGAVLGIIYVAMPFSNVYVNYSRLRRRSIKSDEGFVSGPVPLTMRLVEYIVSSLVFSFGMNVAMLPIVTQLFYQTPIYSVLLNLVVLPMMPALLLVGLIAGIIGLFISGLAGILFMPCHFIIYFYELISYSFSKLPMATIIVGKKSLIAVIIYYVVLVAIIRIYEVTSEYLLGKKSIVDNTSILLSYKKKLWILSISFVLISLIWFIPSKSGFEMDFIDVGQGDGIFINSGDDTTFFIDGGSTNQDTVGKYTMLPFLKSKGVRKIDYWFLSHTDEDHVSGFIELLESGYKVEKLVLSEVIPKDEMFNQIEALAKANGTEILYMRQGDIVATKHVIFRCVYPFDDVATLYADDVNALSLSLVMSYDSNSDCTPEYTAFFGGDIAAEQEQLIAKSGLVGHVNLLKVSHHGSRFSSDSIFLNTLSPDTAIISCSKKNRYGHPADEAISRLEEAGCKIYYTMNSGRICVSRDGIDLYVE